The Paenibacillus sp. 481 DNA window TATTGACACGGCTACCTATGCGGTCGTGCAGACGATCCCCGTCGGTTTTTCACCTTCCGGCATTACCGTCACACCGAACGGAAGATACGTCTATGTTACGAATCGAAACGATAATAACGTTTCGGTCATTGATACCACGACGAATGTAGTCGTGATCTCCATCCCTGTTGGCATTTTGCCTAAAGGCGTTACCGTGTCGCCGAACAGCGACATTGTCTACGTTGCCAACAGTTTAAGCAATGCCATTGCGGCCATCCGCACGAGTACGAATACGGTTATCCAACTCACTTCTGTTGGCGTATACCCATATGAAGTCGCCTTCAACAGAACCGGATCATTAGCCTATGTTACGAATCGAAACAGTAACAGCGTGTCCGTTATCCAAACCTCAACCAACGCTGTCATTCAAATTATTATCGTTGGTGGTGGCCCGCTCGGCATTGCCATTTCACCTTAAAGCGCTAACTCCGAAAAAAGGAGCAGGGAATCGCTTCCCCGCTCCTTTTCCGCTATTATCATTTCACTATGTTATTAAAATGTATTTACGTCGCTTCCGTCCAATCCTCCTACGACGTGGACACCGTTCTTTCAAAAGCAATATCCGGATTGTCGGTCTGATGCCAGTTTAGCCATTGTTTAAAATCACCTTCATACGCAACCTTACCGTTATGGAGCATAATAAAGTGACAATCCAAATGTAAAAGCTCTTGGAGCTGGTGCGTCGACACGATGCACCACTTATTTTGCTCCAATAGTCGTTGTATGCGATTCATAATTTTCATACGTGAAGAAGGATCGACACCGCTCGTAGGCTCATCAAAAATGTACAGTTTACGCTCAACTTGAGTGAGCATCGTAACGAACAACCATTTTTTCTCGCCGACCGACATCATGCCAATTTTGCTGTTCCACAGCTTAACGAACAATTCACGCTCCCGCTCATCCATCTGCTCGGTATAGTCTATAGCGTTATGGCTTGCGCGCTTATTGCTTAATTCAGCTATAAACTTCACAAAGTCCTTCCCTTTAATCGTAGAAGAGAAAAAAATCGTTTGCGTCAAATACAAGATCTCGGATATGGAAGGCAACTCAAGCTGTCCCGAAGAGACCTTCAAGATTCCAGTCATACAATCAAACAATGTCGTTTTGCCCGCTCCGTTTAATCCAGCAAGCACGTTTATTTTATGAGGCTGCAGTTCAAAATGAATATCTGTTAAAACGTTTGTATCCGCTTTAGGATAGGCAAAGCTTACATGTTTAACGTACAACCTGAATCCCCCTCACCGTGTTAATAGAGAGCATATGAGCTACCTTTGAACAAGGGATAATAAGCTCAACTTTTTGTATGAGAATAAGCCAATTACAAAATAAAGGCCTAACATAATAAATAAAATAGGCTGTAAGGTAAGCGACGTTAGCATGGAAAATAAAGACATCAGCACATCAATTAGGTGACGCATAATCGTAAACGGGTTAACCCAATTCACCATGGGTGGAACATTCAGGTTGTTCAAGGACACCAAAAATAACGGGTACAAGGCAATGTTAATAAATGTGGTTACGCTGCTCAACTTCAATGGCAATACAGCAAATAATAGTGTCGCCATTCCGATAGGAATAGCCATAAACCATAGTAGCAACGGTAAAATGAAGTTAAGAAGTGTAAACTGACCAACTATACTCGATAAAATGGTCGTAAATAGCAGATTACTTACAGCAACGAAAATACATTGGGTAATAAATACCGAGATGACATACGGATGCTTGGCACCTGCGATCAGCACGTACGTTTTTAATAAGTTGTATTCTCGCAATCTAGCAATTTGCAAGCCAATTCCGTTCACAAAGCTGGCAATAATAATAAAAATCCAGAACCAAGATAAATAATATGTAAATTGCTCTTCCGATGAAATCGATTCTAGAAATTTGCCCTGAAACACGAGTGCAATCACGACTGGCAGGGCAACCGACCAAGCCAGTGCAACTTTTTCTGTGAACAAAATTTTCAAATCAAGAATGACATGAGCTTTAACTTGTCTAATCATCGTTTCACCATACTCGTCTACGTTTTATTAGAGGCAATAATGGAGCAAGCTGGTTTTTCTTTAAAAATCTCATTCACGATTCTATTCATATCATCTAGCGTCAACGCCTCAATATCTGCAATATGTTGAGCGAACGGGTCCGTATTGAATGTCTCGTCATACGGTGCATACAGTACACGCTTACCAAGCTCAATCATTCGCGCTTGATTGCTCTCCGTACCGAACACAATTTTGCTAATTGTCATTTGTTTCGCTCTTTCTAGATTCCGTTCGTCCACTCCCAGTGTATAAATACATTTCATTAATGTATGAAAAGAATGGCGCAACTGGTTCACATCGTTGGAAATAGGGGTCGACATATTTACAACCAGCACACCACCTTCCCTGTATGACAAAGGCGTCATATAAATGGAGTACACGAGTCCTTCCGTCTCACGAAGCTGCTTAGAAAGCATCGATCTTGTTCCACCCCCCACTAATTGAACCATCGTCATGAACGTGGTCATGTTAGGGGAGAGATAAGACATGGATGGGTAGCCAAATGATAGTACGTGCTGGAAAGCCTCACTTTCCTTCACAATCGATGAGCGATTGTAAGTTAGCTCACCTACGTTAATTTCGTCTTTGTGCACCGTACTCATGCTACTTAATATCGAAATAGCATCTTGCGCCTCACTCTCTGTAAATGCACCTGATATGCAGCACACGAGCTTATTCGTCGCAAAATGCTTATCATAAAACGATATCAACTGCTCCTTATTGTACGATCGAATCCCCGCTTCAGTTCCAAGAATTTCTTGCGTCAAAGGATGCTTCTGCAACATCAATTTAAGTAGATTTAGCTGAACCTGTTCATACTGATTATCTCTGAATCTACTAATTTCGCTTAGTATCACTTTTTTCTCTATCTCAACGGCTTCATCTGTAACTTGAAAATCGGTTAACATGTCGACTAATGCTGTTAATACGTATCTCACATGAGTAGGCAGCGCCTTTACATAAACGCAAATCAGTTCCTTCGTTGTAAACGCATTAATCGTCGCCCCAACTGATTCCAAATGTTCGATGATTCCATCATGCTGATCACATTTTTTGTTTTTGAACAATAAATGCTCAATAAAATGCGTCATCCCATTTTCAGATTCCACTTCGTACTTCGAACCTATCTTTAAAAAAATTCCGATAGAGACCGTAGTACAGTTGCTCATCGGATCGGTTACCAGCTGTATTCCATTGCTAAGCTTCAAGATAGCCATGTTAATCTCCTTCATCCTTATGGAAAAGGTATTTGTCGATAAGCGTTAGGAAATTCGGATGTACCTTTGTTAAAACATAACTTCGTTTGACGCTCATTAAATAGTACCGGATACATATGCGGATAACCGTTAGGAGACAAAATTTTAATAATTTTAGTCTTAAATCCATCATATAAACACGGTACGAACGCTGAGTAAGGAATTAAATTTAAATCATCCGCTACCTGCTTCATGACTTTCGGAAGAGATTGTATACTTTCCTTCTGAATGAACTCTTCAAAAGAACAACAATCAGTCATACCTTCCCATAAATACGAAAACTCATCTTTCATTTCCAGTGGTGATAATGATTCATAATATTTCAGATACATATCCGCTTGTTTATCTTGTCCATACTGCTCATAGTTGTTAACATTATTTTTCGTCCAATGATTCGCGAACGTTTGCTGTAATTCCTCTATAGCACCATATATAGCGTCCTCCGCCTTCAAACTCGCCTTTAAACCTAGAGATTTATACTTCTCTCCAAAACCGAGTGCAAATACGACATAGATAGAGTTATGCAATGAAATATTAAACAAGTAAAGCTCATCAATAAAATGATGCACCTTATTCATGATGTTGTTTATTCTCTCATTTTTAACATGTGTACAATCAATTTGAATCCCATTGGATTTTGTAAGCCAATTATATATAAGACTGTGTCTTTCGAAAAATTCCATATAACTTGCTTCAATTACATCCTTAGAGTTTAAATGGGAAGCAAGTCCACAAGAATCGTTAAAGCTACTTCCATCAATAAAATATACTGTATCTGAATCAACTTGAATCGTTTCCCCACTAATTAAATTTAGCGCCTCGAGCTTATCATTTTTGTGAAAATTTCTCGTTATCGTACTTCTTTCGATCCATTCTCCAATCGCAGATTTCAACACACCAGAAAAGTTAAAATGAGAATTATGTCCATAAGCTGCAAGAATATTGCTTGATGTAAGAAACACTTGGCTGTGTGAATTCGTAAATATAGAGCGATCTACGACCCAGTCCTTACCTATAAATGGAGTAACATTTGAGTAATTTTTTATAATCAACTTTAAATCACTTCCCTATGTGATAATATGGAAATATTTCAATTAATTACTCACCTTGCCAAACCATTGTACTAGGGTAACTGGACATGTCCTTGGGTTTAAGCCAGATAAATATGTGAAAGCATGATCGTCAAATCCAGACCAGCAAAAATCGCCAAGTTGCAAATGATTCACTTCCACAATCGTCTCTCGAAAGGCTTGAGCCATTAATCCAATTTCAATTAGCGAGTGCCTGTATCCGCGTCTTTTATACTTTGCAACAGAACGTCGTATATCAATCGCATAGCCGATCATGTAATTAGAATACTTCCTAATATCACCCGCATTTAAAAAATTCAACACTTTTTGAGCTTCACGGTCATCCCAAGCTTTAATTTGCTTCAAAGAATTTTTTTCATAATCATAGATGTAAGTTCCTTTTTTATGTGCGGTATGCAGTATGATATTGTCTTCTAATAAATAAAGAACAGGAATTACCGGATACAACCCTCCACCAGATGGATATCTTTTTGAGGTTCCATGTTCACTTCTGCCAAATGCAAGATACATAATTTCGCTTAACAACTCCGGCGCTATGTTATAATCCAGCTCGAATTCACGTTTACTGCCCACATGATTGACTTTCTTAACTTCAGGCAACAATATTTCGGATTCATAATAGTTAGGTATAATATCAGTAAGCTCAACTTGACTTAACCACTCGTAAGTATCTGAGTTAAACGGAGTTACATCGTATCCGTGCAAAATGGTGGTGCAGCTTTGATGAAATTTCACAACCTCATTTAAAATATCATTATCAAGAATTTTATACATGGCATGATCCCAGTAACCAGATTGATTGCTTCTATTATTCATAACAATCACACAACTCCCAATGTATACTAACATCTCTTGATATTTTGTTTGTACTTAAATCTAACATGAAGGTGTGGTTAATATCTTCTAATGATTCATTCGAGTATAGTACTCTGCCTTTTGTTCGAAAAACAAATTTATCAAGTTGATTCAAAATCATCGTCATCATATTGTAAGTTTCAACAACTGAGATTGGCGCTTCAACTTTGAACGTCGCATCCTCATGATACAAAATATCGATTAAGCCTTGATAAGATAAATCAGCGTACTGATTAACTCGGAGCTGAGTCTCGATAAACCCAACATGACATAAGTGACATGGCTTTTTCCAATCGACATTGTACAAAGAATCCATATAGAACTTGTTGTTATAAATGTACGTCATCATTAATAATGCGCTTTCATATTCTTGTATTTTACTAACGATCTTCTTTGCCAGTAACTTATCGTATGGATTTAAAAATACAATTAGCAACTTGTTATTAAAATTAAAATCACTAACCGTAGTAATCGTGGAAAATGGTAGTTTTGACTCTGCGAAGTAAGGGGCTAGATGTAAATTAAAATGTTCACTAATTGTATCGTTATTAGACAGGAGTACTATCTCCTCAATGTCGAAACAGATTTTCTGTTTTAATTTTACTATTCCATATTTTAAGAGAAACTGTAATGCCACATCTGAATGTTCTCCAAAGGAGTTAGACAGCGAATTCATACTAATCGTTTGTTTTGTTTTAACATCCAAGCTTTTTACATAATGAGCCATAGTAGCATTATTAATTTTAACTATACCTCTATAATTTTGAACAACGACGTCCCCGTTATGAAGTTCATGATAAACAAAATTACTAATCTCGTATTCAACAGCGGCATTCATCTCGTGTTCCTCCTTAAAGTTAGATTGACCTGAAGAACGTTTCATTCTTCAAGTCAATCTGAGGTGAAACCTGTATTAATTTTAGTAATTTAGTCCCTTCAAACAACTCATTTGCCGCCGCCAAGAGAGCAGCTACTACAACTGCTGCTGCTACAAGAACCAGTAACTTCTTGAGCAAGTCGCAATTCCTGTTCAGCGCTTGTAATCCCGATTCCAAACATCGAAGTATTTCGTAGTTGTTCATTCTCTTCCTGTAGGTTTTCCGATATCATAAATTCACCTCCTAAAATTTAACTTCTCAACACCCCTACATAATAATACAAAAAACAGCCTATTACAATAACCACTAGCACCTACCTAAAAATATAATTTGCCCCATTAATAAAGGAATCTACCACCTTCCCATATCAAACAATATACAACAAATAATGAATAATTATTCATTCATGTATTAATATTTGATCATTGGGTAGCTTTTGTAGGCAGCGATGTATGCTATTAGATCCTTTAGTAGCTGCCGCAATTTAAATGAAAATAAATAAAAAACAACCTTAGCCTAGTAACATACTAGACTAAGGTTGTTTCGATAGCGGCTCTAACTCATTACACCAAATGACAAGCAACTTGGTGCCCGCCACCTACGTCGCGGAATTGTGGGATTTCGTGCTTGCAAATATCTTTTACAAACGGGCAGCGAGTATGGAACTTGCAGCCAGACGGCGGATTCGCTGGGCTCGGAATATCACCTTGCAGCACGATACGTTCCGGTCTGCGAGTTGGGTCCGGCACAGGAACAGCCGATAACAAAGCTTGCGTGTAGGGATGCAACGGCTTTGTGAACAATTCATCACGTGGAGCCATCTCCACAAGTGAACCGAGATACATAACGCCGATGCGGTTACACAAATGCTCAACGACAGACAAGTCATGTGAAATGAACAAGTACGTTAAGTTCTTTTGCTCTTGCAAATCGCTAAGCAAGTTAATAATTTGCGCTTGAATCGATACGTCAAGCGCCGATACCGGCTCATCGGCTACGATAAATTCCGGATTCATAATAAGTGCACGCGCAATTCCGATCCGTTGACGCTGTCCGCCTGAGAACTCGTGCGGATAACGATCAATATGATACGGTGCCAAACCACAAATCGTCAAAATTTCTTTAACGCGATCGCGGATTTCAGACTTCGAAACGATGCCGTGGTCCACTAACGCCTCACCGATTGCTTCCCCGATGTTAATACGCGGATTCAAGGAGCTGTATGGGTCTTGGAATACAAGCTGCATCTTCGGACGCATGCTGCGAAGCTCTTTTTTCGACAAATCATGCAGCTCGACGCCATTAAAAAGAACCTTGCCAGCTGTTTTGTCTAACAAA harbors:
- a CDS encoding ATP-binding cassette domain-containing protein, translating into MYVKHVSFAYPKADTNVLTDIHFELQPHKINVLAGLNGAGKTTLFDCMTGILKVSSGQLELPSISEILYLTQTIFFSSTIKGKDFVKFIAELSNKRASHNAIDYTEQMDERERELFVKLWNSKIGMMSVGEKKWLFVTMLTQVERKLYIFDEPTSGVDPSSRMKIMNRIQRLLEQNKWCIVSTHQLQELLHLDCHFIMLHNGKVAYEGDFKQWLNWHQTDNPDIAFERTVSTS
- a CDS encoding M16 family metallopeptidase — protein: MAILKLSNGIQLVTDPMSNCTTVSIGIFLKIGSKYEVESENGMTHFIEHLLFKNKKCDQHDGIIEHLESVGATINAFTTKELICVYVKALPTHVRYVLTALVDMLTDFQVTDEAVEIEKKVILSEISRFRDNQYEQVQLNLLKLMLQKHPLTQEILGTEAGIRSYNKEQLISFYDKHFATNKLVCCISGAFTESEAQDAISILSSMSTVHKDEINVGELTYNRSSIVKESEAFQHVLSFGYPSMSYLSPNMTTFMTMVQLVGGGTRSMLSKQLRETEGLVYSIYMTPLSYREGGVLVVNMSTPISNDVNQLRHSFHTLMKCIYTLGVDERNLERAKQMTISKIVFGTESNQARMIELGKRVLYAPYDETFNTDPFAQHIADIEALTLDDMNRIVNEIFKEKPACSIIASNKT
- a CDS encoding YcaO-like family protein — translated: MIIKNYSNVTPFIGKDWVVDRSIFTNSHSQVFLTSSNILAAYGHNSHFNFSGVLKSAIGEWIERSTITRNFHKNDKLEALNLISGETIQVDSDTVYFIDGSSFNDSCGLASHLNSKDVIEASYMEFFERHSLIYNWLTKSNGIQIDCTHVKNERINNIMNKVHHFIDELYLFNISLHNSIYVVFALGFGEKYKSLGLKASLKAEDAIYGAIEELQQTFANHWTKNNVNNYEQYGQDKQADMYLKYYESLSPLEMKDEFSYLWEGMTDCCSFEEFIQKESIQSLPKVMKQVADDLNLIPYSAFVPCLYDGFKTKIIKILSPNGYPHMYPVLFNERQTKLCFNKGTSEFPNAYRQIPFP
- a CDS encoding nitroreductase family protein → MNNRSNQSGYWDHAMYKILDNDILNEVVKFHQSCTTILHGYDVTPFNSDTYEWLSQVELTDIIPNYYESEILLPEVKKVNHVGSKREFELDYNIAPELLSEIMYLAFGRSEHGTSKRYPSGGGLYPVIPVLYLLEDNIILHTAHKKGTYIYDYEKNSLKQIKAWDDREAQKVLNFLNAGDIRKYSNYMIGYAIDIRRSVAKYKRRGYRHSLIEIGLMAQAFRETIVEVNHLQLGDFCWSGFDDHAFTYLSGLNPRTCPVTLVQWFGKVSN
- a CDS encoding McbB family protein produces the protein MNAAVEYEISNFVYHELHNGDVVVQNYRGIVKINNATMAHYVKSLDVKTKQTISMNSLSNSFGEHSDVALQFLLKYGIVKLKQKICFDIEEIVLLSNNDTISEHFNLHLAPYFAESKLPFSTITTVSDFNFNNKLLIVFLNPYDKLLAKKIVSKIQEYESALLMMTYIYNNKFYMDSLYNVDWKKPCHLCHVGFIETQLRVNQYADLSYQGLIDILYHEDATFKVEAPISVVETYNMMTMILNQLDKFVFRTKGRVLYSNESLEDINHTFMLDLSTNKISRDVSIHWELCDCYE
- a CDS encoding ABC transporter ATP-binding protein, whose translation is MSQAPLLQVENLKKYFPIQGGFLGRTIGNVKAVDDVSFTLQKGESLGLVGESGCGKSTTGRTILRLLDKTAGKVLFNGVELHDLSKKELRSMRPKMQLVFQDPYSSLNPRINIGEAIGEALVDHGIVSKSEIRDRVKEILTICGLAPYHIDRYPHEFSGGQRQRIGIARALIMNPEFIVADEPVSALDVSIQAQIINLLSDLQEQKNLTYLFISHDLSVVEHLCNRIGVMYLGSLVEMAPRDELFTKPLHPYTQALLSAVPVPDPTRRPERIVLQGDIPSPANPPSGCKFHTRCPFVKDICKHEIPQFRDVGGGHQVACHLV